Proteins from a single region of Deltaproteobacteria bacterium PRO3:
- the lexA gene encoding transcriptional repressor LexA has product MTLTPKQKRILDFVQSYAEAKGYPPTQREIAARFRLKSLGSVQDYLQALQSKGYLVKDAYGRRALRLNEVGAESVRLPLLGTVAAGLPLEAVEVQERVDVPKSLLGGGENFALRVRGDSMIEDGIHDGDLVIVRRQPTARRGQTVVAMIDGEATVKKFFTQGQKVELRPANQAMQSIWVEPGQAFHILGVVVGLMRRYS; this is encoded by the coding sequence ATGACGCTTACCCCAAAACAAAAGCGGATTCTCGATTTCGTCCAAAGTTACGCCGAGGCGAAGGGCTACCCGCCCACGCAGCGCGAGATCGCGGCGCGCTTCCGCCTCAAGTCGCTCGGCTCGGTGCAGGATTATCTCCAGGCGCTTCAGAGTAAGGGTTACCTCGTCAAAGACGCCTACGGACGCCGCGCCCTTCGGCTCAACGAGGTCGGCGCCGAGTCCGTGCGACTGCCCTTGCTGGGCACCGTCGCGGCGGGCCTGCCCCTCGAGGCGGTCGAGGTGCAAGAGCGCGTCGATGTGCCCAAGTCGCTGCTCGGCGGCGGCGAAAACTTCGCGCTGCGCGTGCGCGGCGACTCGATGATCGAAGACGGCATCCACGACGGCGACCTGGTCATCGTCCGCCGCCAGCCCACCGCGCGGCGCGGGCAGACCGTCGTCGCGATGATCGACGGCGAGGCCACCGTGAAGAAATTTTTCACGCAGGGGCAGAAGGTCGAGCTGCGGCCGGCCAACCAGGCGATGCAGTCGATCTGGGTCGAGCCGGGGCAGGCCTTTCACATCTTGGGGGTGGTGGTGGGGTTGATGCGGCGTTACTCGTAG
- a CDS encoding NAD(P)-dependent alcohol dehydrogenase, with translation MALPTPAYAAPSPTQALAPFQIERREPGPRDVLIDIHFCGVCHSDIHQARDEWGGAIFPMVPGHEIVGTVARVGAQVTRFKAGDRVGVGCMVGSCRDCAACRKGLEQYCERTISFTYNSREADGKTPTYGGYSTCITVDEYFVLRLPEGLPLDKAAPLLCAGITTYSPLRHWGAGPGKRVAVLGLGGLGHMAIKLARAMGAEVTVLSHSEKKREDAARLGAQEFFSGADPETFKKLAGRFDLILNTVSVDLDWNLYLDLVARDGAMVLLGIPPKAPPVEAFRLIGKRRALSGSLIGGIPETQEMLDFCGKHGIVSDIELIPMQAINEAYERMIRGDVRYRFVIDLASLRGAGG, from the coding sequence ATGGCACTGCCCACTCCGGCCTATGCCGCCCCCTCCCCCACCCAAGCCCTCGCCCCCTTCCAAATCGAACGCCGCGAGCCCGGTCCCCGCGACGTCCTGATCGACATCCATTTCTGCGGGGTCTGCCATTCCGACATCCACCAGGCCCGCGACGAATGGGGCGGGGCGATCTTCCCCATGGTGCCGGGCCACGAGATCGTCGGCACGGTCGCGCGGGTCGGCGCCCAGGTGACGCGCTTCAAGGCCGGCGACCGCGTCGGCGTCGGCTGCATGGTCGGTTCCTGCCGCGACTGCGCCGCCTGCCGCAAGGGCCTCGAGCAATACTGCGAGCGCACGATCTCCTTCACCTACAACTCCCGCGAGGCGGACGGAAAGACGCCCACCTACGGCGGCTACTCGACCTGCATCACCGTCGACGAGTATTTTGTCCTGCGGCTGCCGGAGGGCCTCCCCCTGGACAAGGCGGCGCCCCTGCTCTGCGCGGGCATCACCACCTACTCCCCGCTGCGCCACTGGGGCGCGGGACCCGGCAAGCGGGTCGCGGTGCTGGGACTGGGCGGACTCGGCCACATGGCGATCAAGCTCGCGCGCGCGATGGGCGCGGAGGTGACGGTGCTCAGCCATTCGGAAAAGAAGCGCGAGGACGCCGCCCGGCTCGGGGCGCAGGAATTCTTCTCGGGCGCGGATCCCGAGACCTTCAAGAAGCTGGCCGGCCGCTTCGACCTGATACTAAACACGGTCTCGGTGGACTTGGATTGGAATCTCTACCTCGACCTCGTCGCCCGCGACGGCGCGATGGTACTCTTGGGCATCCCGCCGAAGGCCCCGCCGGTGGAGGCCTTCCGCCTGATCGGCAAACGCCGCGCCTTGAGCGGCTCGCTGATCGGCGGCATCCCCGAGACGCAGGAGATGCTGGATTTTTGCGGGAAGCACGGCATCGTCTCGGACATCGAGCTCATCCCGATGCAGGCGATCAACGAGGCCTACGAGCGGATGATCCGCGGTGACGTGCGCTACCGCTTCGTGATCGACCTCGCCTCGCTGCGCGGCGCCGGAGGCTAG
- a CDS encoding alpha/beta hydrolase: MSQGPYLPDIVGSPLMYQERGEGPTLILVPGLDGTALLFYRQVPLLSRRFHVLTFPLPNDPKCTMESLVEELRELVDKVAAERGDEKVLLCGESFGGALSLSFAFAHPHRLRGLVILNSFPKIRKPFQLRVAPTLLRWMPWGAMPLVRRFTESRIHSPHALPEDLAEFHQRLRWVGKQGYIRRLEILRSYDISERLPEIATPTLFLAGELDRLVPSVREAEFMSQKMPNAKMITLQGYGHVCMINHDFNLLDYILPWLGE, from the coding sequence ATGAGCCAGGGCCCCTATCTTCCCGACATTGTCGGCTCTCCCTTGATGTACCAAGAAAGGGGGGAGGGGCCAACGCTGATCTTGGTGCCGGGGCTGGACGGCACGGCCCTGCTTTTTTACCGGCAGGTGCCCCTCTTGAGCCGGCGCTTCCATGTCTTGACCTTCCCGCTGCCCAACGATCCCAAGTGCACGATGGAATCCCTCGTGGAGGAACTGCGGGAGCTGGTTGACAAGGTCGCGGCGGAGCGCGGGGACGAGAAGGTTTTGCTCTGCGGCGAATCCTTCGGCGGGGCGCTCAGCCTGAGCTTCGCGTTCGCGCACCCGCATCGCTTGCGCGGGCTGGTGATCCTGAATTCCTTCCCCAAGATCCGCAAACCCTTCCAGCTGCGCGTGGCGCCGACCCTGCTGCGCTGGATGCCCTGGGGGGCGATGCCGCTGGTGCGTCGCTTCACGGAGTCGCGGATCCATTCCCCGCACGCCCTGCCGGAGGACTTGGCCGAGTTCCACCAGCGCCTGCGCTGGGTGGGGAAGCAGGGCTATATCCGGCGCCTCGAGATCCTGCGGAGCTACGACATCTCGGAACGGCTGCCGGAGATCGCGACCCCCACCTTGTTCCTGGCCGGGGAGCTGGATCGCCTGGTCCCTTCCGTCCGGGAGGCCGAGTTCATGTCGCAAAAGATGCCGAACGCCAAGATGATTACTTTGCAGGGTTACGGTCATGTTTGCATGATCAATCATGACTTTAACCTGCTCGACTACATCCTGCCTTGGCTCGGAGAGTGA
- a CDS encoding CBS domain-containing protein → MNPAGLPVKKYMSPTPQTIGREAPLATAKEIMAGLAIRHLPVIQGEKVVGVLSDRDIQVLEFLAKDHAEALRVDDAMTRDVYVAAPETPLQDVVAAMAAGKFGSTVVVEAGKVRGIFTTIDALRALADLLGRKP, encoded by the coding sequence ATGAATCCCGCCGGCTTGCCCGTGAAAAAATACATGAGTCCGACCCCTCAAACCATCGGCCGCGAGGCACCCCTCGCGACGGCCAAGGAGATCATGGCCGGCCTGGCCATCCGGCACTTGCCGGTGATCCAAGGGGAAAAGGTCGTCGGGGTCCTTTCCGACCGCGACATCCAAGTCCTGGAATTCCTCGCCAAGGACCACGCCGAGGCGCTGCGCGTCGACGACGCCATGACCCGCGACGTCTATGTCGCGGCGCCGGAGACGCCCTTGCAAGACGTCGTCGCGGCCATGGCCGCGGGAAAGTTCGGCTCGACCGTGGTCGTCGAGGCCGGAAAGGTCCGCGGGATTTTCACCACCATCGACGCCCTGCGGGCCCTGGCCGACCTGCTGGGCCGGAAGCCCTAA
- a CDS encoding RNA-binding protein: protein MAKKLYVGSLPYSADESALRELFEPFGTLLSVAVINDKFSGQSKGFGFVEFEDSAAADQAIAQVNGKDMGGRSLTVNEARPQAKREGGFGGGGGGGRGGFGGGRGGGGGRRY, encoded by the coding sequence ATGGCGAAAAAACTATACGTGGGAAGCCTTCCCTACAGCGCCGACGAGTCCGCGCTGCGCGAACTGTTCGAACCCTTCGGAACCCTGCTTTCCGTCGCGGTGATCAACGATAAATTTTCCGGCCAGTCCAAGGGCTTCGGCTTCGTCGAGTTCGAGGATTCGGCGGCGGCCGATCAGGCCATCGCCCAGGTCAACGGCAAGGACATGGGAGGCCGCAGCCTCACCGTGAACGAGGCCCGACCTCAAGCCAAGCGCGAAGGCGGCTTCGGCGGCGGGGGTGGCGGTGGACGCGGCGGCTTCGGCGGCGGCCGGGGCGGCGGAGGTGGACGTCGCTATTAA